A portion of the Heliangelus exortis chromosome 28, bHelExo1.hap1, whole genome shotgun sequence genome contains these proteins:
- the PALM gene encoding paralemmin-1 isoform X2 — translation MALPTMLEELPWDRRAWDTCALDSVWKPGRLLPGACESRAVEATTLQQERLQAIAEKRKRQTEIENKRRQLEDDRRQLQHLKSKALRERWLLEGAPASGSEEDEAMKKQMQEDEVKTKELEETIQRLEKELEMLENSSSAASTKENLVEVAALAKEEKPEAVPNTQKSPLGTVKAEKKVSSSPMKVVEGTDMLKAVVHAVGAEDGALQNGAHPLSSSEVDELLHKADEATLSEAAGRETPAKAGKEPGSTPGSQKPTPRREITGLQTKARESSTVPGEGTEPSREQPVTMIFMGYQNVEDEDETKKVLGLEGTIKAELVVIEDAESKPELARKDHAPPNGTALEPVAAPAPAEETPGGQKPSGNAADTKEAEQETDTKKQRCKCCTVM, via the exons ATGGCTCTCCCCACcatgctggaggagctgccctgGGACAGGCGGGCCTGGGACACATGTGCCTTGGACAGCGTCTGGAAACCTGGGAGGCTGTTACCCGGAGCTTGCGAGAGCAG GGCTGTGGAAGCCACCACCCTTCAGCAGGAGCGGCTCCAGGCCATCGCG GAGAAGCGGAAACGTCAGACAGAGATCGAGAACAAAAGGCGGCAGCTGGAGGATGACAGGCGGCAGCTCCAGCATCTCAAG tCCAAGGCGCTGCGGGAGAGATGGCTGCTGGAGGGGGCCCCGGCCTCCGGCTCCGAGGAGGATGAGGCCATGAAAAAGCAGATGCAGGAGGATGAGGTGAAGAccaaggagctggaggagactATCCAGAG gctggagaaggagctggagatgctggagaacagcagctcagcagcttccaCCAAGGAGAACCTGGTGGAGGTGGCAGCACTGGCCAAGGAGGAGAAGCCTGAGGCTGTCCCCAACACACAGAAG AGTCCCCTGGGCACAGTCAAGG ctgagAAGAAAGTCTCCAGCAGCCCCATGAAGGTGGTGGAAGGCACTGACATGCTGAAGGCAG TGGTGCATGCGGTGGGCGCCGAGGACGGGGCCCTGCAGAACGGAGCCCACCCCCTCAGCTCCTCCGAGGTTGATGAACTCCTGCACAAGGCGGACGAGGCTACCCTGAGCGAAGCTGCCGGGCGTGAGACCCCGGCCAAAGCTGGCAAGGAGCCCGGCAGTACCCCGGGCAGCCAGAAGCCGACGCCACGGCGGGAGATCACAGGGCTGCAAACCAAGGCACGGGAAAGCAGCACGGTACCGGGCGAGGGGACGGAGCCAAGCCGGGAGCAGCCTGTCACCATGATCTTCATGGGCTACCAGAACgtggaggatgaggatgagacCAAGaaggtgctggggctggagggcaCCATCAAGGCCGAGCTGGTGGTGATCGAGGACGCCGAGAGCAAGCCGGAGCTGGCACGCAAGGACCACGCTCCACCCAACGGCACGGCGCTGGAGCCCGtggctgccccggccccggcagAGGAGACCCCAGGTGGGCAGAAGCCAAGCGGCAACGCCGCGGACACCAAGGAGGCCGAGCAGGAGACAGACACGAAGAAGCAGCGCTGCAAGTGCTGCACGGTGATGTGA
- the PALM gene encoding paralemmin-1 isoform X1, translating to MALPTMLEELPWDRRAWDTCALDSVWKPGRLLPGACESRAVEATTLQQERLQAIAEKRKRQTEIENKRRQLEDDRRQLQHLKSKALRERWLLEGAPASGSEEDEAMKKQMQEDEVKTKELEETIQRLEKELEMLENSSSAASTKENLVEVAALAKEEKPEAVPNTQKSPLGTVKAEKKVSSSPMKVVEGTDMLKAAMYSVEITVEKDRVTGETKVLSSTTLLPQTHCPQGVKVYEDELKVVHAVGAEDGALQNGAHPLSSSEVDELLHKADEATLSEAAGRETPAKAGKEPGSTPGSQKPTPRREITGLQTKARESSTVPGEGTEPSREQPVTMIFMGYQNVEDEDETKKVLGLEGTIKAELVVIEDAESKPELARKDHAPPNGTALEPVAAPAPAEETPGGQKPSGNAADTKEAEQETDTKKQRCKCCTVM from the exons ATGGCTCTCCCCACcatgctggaggagctgccctgGGACAGGCGGGCCTGGGACACATGTGCCTTGGACAGCGTCTGGAAACCTGGGAGGCTGTTACCCGGAGCTTGCGAGAGCAG GGCTGTGGAAGCCACCACCCTTCAGCAGGAGCGGCTCCAGGCCATCGCG GAGAAGCGGAAACGTCAGACAGAGATCGAGAACAAAAGGCGGCAGCTGGAGGATGACAGGCGGCAGCTCCAGCATCTCAAG tCCAAGGCGCTGCGGGAGAGATGGCTGCTGGAGGGGGCCCCGGCCTCCGGCTCCGAGGAGGATGAGGCCATGAAAAAGCAGATGCAGGAGGATGAGGTGAAGAccaaggagctggaggagactATCCAGAG gctggagaaggagctggagatgctggagaacagcagctcagcagcttccaCCAAGGAGAACCTGGTGGAGGTGGCAGCACTGGCCAAGGAGGAGAAGCCTGAGGCTGTCCCCAACACACAGAAG AGTCCCCTGGGCACAGTCAAGG ctgagAAGAAAGTCTCCAGCAGCCCCATGAAGGTGGTGGAAGGCACTGACATGCTGAAGGCAG CCATGTACTCGGTGGAGATCACGGTGGAGAAGGACAGAGTGACTGGGGAGACCAAGGTCCTGTCCAGCACCACACTGCTCCCCCAGACCCACTGTCCACAGGGGGTCAAAGTGTACGAGGATGAGCTGAAAG TGGTGCATGCGGTGGGCGCCGAGGACGGGGCCCTGCAGAACGGAGCCCACCCCCTCAGCTCCTCCGAGGTTGATGAACTCCTGCACAAGGCGGACGAGGCTACCCTGAGCGAAGCTGCCGGGCGTGAGACCCCGGCCAAAGCTGGCAAGGAGCCCGGCAGTACCCCGGGCAGCCAGAAGCCGACGCCACGGCGGGAGATCACAGGGCTGCAAACCAAGGCACGGGAAAGCAGCACGGTACCGGGCGAGGGGACGGAGCCAAGCCGGGAGCAGCCTGTCACCATGATCTTCATGGGCTACCAGAACgtggaggatgaggatgagacCAAGaaggtgctggggctggagggcaCCATCAAGGCCGAGCTGGTGGTGATCGAGGACGCCGAGAGCAAGCCGGAGCTGGCACGCAAGGACCACGCTCCACCCAACGGCACGGCGCTGGAGCCCGtggctgccccggccccggcagAGGAGACCCCAGGTGGGCAGAAGCCAAGCGGCAACGCCGCGGACACCAAGGAGGCCGAGCAGGAGACAGACACGAAGAAGCAGCGCTGCAAGTGCTGCACGGTGATGTGA
- the PRSS57 gene encoding serine protease 57, which produces MVTAGLLILSVGGIVLLPALAPTGTQGSRIIGGKAVAPHSRPFVASIQMDGQHVCGGFLVWPKWVMTAAHCLIPRRSPSVRVVLGAHRLEEPEGSQQIFSVTESIAHPHYSPALVDNDIRLLRLNRSATLNKFVKRIRLPRPGVDLKPGTICHVVGWGDTSNYGDRPSELIETGTTIVKRSLCRTLWRGKVSPNMLCGASPNTTLQGVCAGDSGGPLIFKGKVYGIVSFSGQRCGDRRYPDIYTKISNYIAWVHHTLRRQHQQKGLPKPSPGQGGGPGGRWAVGRGAEVS; this is translated from the exons ATGGTCACAGCTGGGCTGCTCATCCTCAGCGTGGGGGGCATCgtcctgctcccagcactggcCCCAACAG GCACCCAGGGCAGCCGGATCATCGGGGGGAAGGCAGTGGCACCCCACTCCCGGCCCTTCGTTGCCTCCATCCAGATGGACGGGCAGCACGTCTGCGGGGGCTTCCTGGTGTGGCCCAAATGGGTGATGACAGCAGCCCACTGCCTCATTCCCAG GCGCAGCCCCTCGGTGCGCGTGGTGCTGGGTGCCCACCGCCTGGAGGAGCCCGAGGGGTCCCAGCAGATCTTCAGCGTCACCGAATCCATCGCCCACCCGCACTACAGCCCCGCCTTGGTGGACAACGACATCCGCCTGCTCAGG CTCAACAGGTCGGCCACCCTGAACAAGTTCGTGAAGCGGATCCGCCTGCCCCGGCCCGGTGTTGACCTGAAGCCCGGCACCATCTGCCACGTGGTGGGCTGGGGGGACACCTCCAACTATGGTGACCGTCCCAGTGAGCTGATAGAGACCGGCACCACCATCGTCAAGCGGAGCCTCTGCCGAACGCTGTGGAGGGGCAAGGTCTCCCCCAACATGCTGTGCGGGGCCAGCCCCAACACCACGCTGCAGGGCGTCTGCGCC GGTGACTCCGGGGGACCCCTGATCTTCAAGGGAAAGGTCTACGGCATCGTCTCCTTCTCCGGGCAGAGGTGTGGGGACCGCCGGTACCCCGACATCTACACCAAGATCTCCAACTACATCGCCTGGGTGCACCACACCCTGCGaaggcagcaccagcagaagggGCTGCCAAAGCCCTCGccggggcagggagggggtcCTGGGGGCAGgtgggctgtggggagaggggctgAGGTGTCTTAG
- the FSTL3 gene encoding follistatin-related protein 3 has protein sequence MPLRLALCLLALCSPAAAHGGICWLQQGKEAKCTMILKTGVTWEECCANGNVDVAWSNYSYPGNKISLLGFLGLVTCHPCKESCEGVVCGPDKVCKMKHGRPQCACAPDCSSLPRKLQVCGSDGFTYRDECDLLTAKCRDHPDLEVMYQGKCKKSCSSVVCPGTHTCVVDQTGSAHCVMCRTAPCPEPTSLDHALCGNNNITYPSACHLRRATCHRGRSIGVRHYGSCTATAKFSSETDNAEENYV, from the exons GTGGgatctgctggctgcagcaggggaaggaggCCAAGTGCACCATGATCCTGAAGACGGGTGTGACGTGGGAGGAATGCTGTGCCAATGGCAACGTGGACGTGGCCTGGTCTAATTACTCCTATCCCGGCAACAAGATCAGCCTGCTGGGCTTCCTGGGGCTGGTGACCTGCCACCCCTGCAAAG agaGCTGCGAGGGTGTGGTCTGTGGCCCCGACAAGGTCTGCAAGATGAAGCACGGGCGTCCCCAGTGTGCCTGTGCCCCGgactgctccagcctgcccCGCAAGCTCCAGGTCTGCGGCTCCGACGGCTTCACCTACCGCGACGAGTGCGACCTCCTGACAGCCAAGTGCAGAGACCACCCCGACCTTGAAGTCATGTACCAGGGAAAATGCAAAA AGTCCTGCTCCAGCGTGGTTTGCCCGGGCACCCACACCTGCGTGGTGGACCAGACAGGCAGCGCCCACTGCGTGATGTGCCGGACGGCCCCCTGCCCTGAGCCCACCAGCCTGGACCATGCTCTCTGTGGCAACAATAACATCACCTACCCCTCGGCGTGCCACCTCCGGCGGGCCACCTGCCACCGCGGCCGCTCCATCGGTGTGCGCCACTACGGGAGCTGCACGG CCACGGCCAAATTCTCTTCGGAGACAGACAACGCGGAAGAGAACTACGTGTGA
- the PALM gene encoding paralemmin-1 isoform X4 has protein sequence MEAVEATTLQQERLQAIAEKRKRQTEIENKRRQLEDDRRQLQHLKSKALRERWLLEGAPASGSEEDEAMKKQMQEDEVKTKELEETIQRLEKELEMLENSSSAASTKENLVEVAALAKEEKPEAVPNTQKSPLGTVKAEKKVSSSPMKVVEGTDMLKAVVHAVGAEDGALQNGAHPLSSSEVDELLHKADEATLSEAAGRETPAKAGKEPGSTPGSQKPTPRREITGLQTKARESSTVPGEGTEPSREQPVTMIFMGYQNVEDEDETKKVLGLEGTIKAELVVIEDAESKPELARKDHAPPNGTALEPVAAPAPAEETPGGQKPSGNAADTKEAEQETDTKKQRCKCCTVM, from the exons ATGGA GGCTGTGGAAGCCACCACCCTTCAGCAGGAGCGGCTCCAGGCCATCGCG GAGAAGCGGAAACGTCAGACAGAGATCGAGAACAAAAGGCGGCAGCTGGAGGATGACAGGCGGCAGCTCCAGCATCTCAAG tCCAAGGCGCTGCGGGAGAGATGGCTGCTGGAGGGGGCCCCGGCCTCCGGCTCCGAGGAGGATGAGGCCATGAAAAAGCAGATGCAGGAGGATGAGGTGAAGAccaaggagctggaggagactATCCAGAG gctggagaaggagctggagatgctggagaacagcagctcagcagcttccaCCAAGGAGAACCTGGTGGAGGTGGCAGCACTGGCCAAGGAGGAGAAGCCTGAGGCTGTCCCCAACACACAGAAG AGTCCCCTGGGCACAGTCAAGG ctgagAAGAAAGTCTCCAGCAGCCCCATGAAGGTGGTGGAAGGCACTGACATGCTGAAGGCAG TGGTGCATGCGGTGGGCGCCGAGGACGGGGCCCTGCAGAACGGAGCCCACCCCCTCAGCTCCTCCGAGGTTGATGAACTCCTGCACAAGGCGGACGAGGCTACCCTGAGCGAAGCTGCCGGGCGTGAGACCCCGGCCAAAGCTGGCAAGGAGCCCGGCAGTACCCCGGGCAGCCAGAAGCCGACGCCACGGCGGGAGATCACAGGGCTGCAAACCAAGGCACGGGAAAGCAGCACGGTACCGGGCGAGGGGACGGAGCCAAGCCGGGAGCAGCCTGTCACCATGATCTTCATGGGCTACCAGAACgtggaggatgaggatgagacCAAGaaggtgctggggctggagggcaCCATCAAGGCCGAGCTGGTGGTGATCGAGGACGCCGAGAGCAAGCCGGAGCTGGCACGCAAGGACCACGCTCCACCCAACGGCACGGCGCTGGAGCCCGtggctgccccggccccggcagAGGAGACCCCAGGTGGGCAGAAGCCAAGCGGCAACGCCGCGGACACCAAGGAGGCCGAGCAGGAGACAGACACGAAGAAGCAGCGCTGCAAGTGCTGCACGGTGATGTGA
- the PALM gene encoding paralemmin-1 isoform X3: MEAVEATTLQQERLQAIAEKRKRQTEIENKRRQLEDDRRQLQHLKSKALRERWLLEGAPASGSEEDEAMKKQMQEDEVKTKELEETIQRLEKELEMLENSSSAASTKENLVEVAALAKEEKPEAVPNTQKSPLGTVKAEKKVSSSPMKVVEGTDMLKAAMYSVEITVEKDRVTGETKVLSSTTLLPQTHCPQGVKVYEDELKVVHAVGAEDGALQNGAHPLSSSEVDELLHKADEATLSEAAGRETPAKAGKEPGSTPGSQKPTPRREITGLQTKARESSTVPGEGTEPSREQPVTMIFMGYQNVEDEDETKKVLGLEGTIKAELVVIEDAESKPELARKDHAPPNGTALEPVAAPAPAEETPGGQKPSGNAADTKEAEQETDTKKQRCKCCTVM; encoded by the exons ATGGA GGCTGTGGAAGCCACCACCCTTCAGCAGGAGCGGCTCCAGGCCATCGCG GAGAAGCGGAAACGTCAGACAGAGATCGAGAACAAAAGGCGGCAGCTGGAGGATGACAGGCGGCAGCTCCAGCATCTCAAG tCCAAGGCGCTGCGGGAGAGATGGCTGCTGGAGGGGGCCCCGGCCTCCGGCTCCGAGGAGGATGAGGCCATGAAAAAGCAGATGCAGGAGGATGAGGTGAAGAccaaggagctggaggagactATCCAGAG gctggagaaggagctggagatgctggagaacagcagctcagcagcttccaCCAAGGAGAACCTGGTGGAGGTGGCAGCACTGGCCAAGGAGGAGAAGCCTGAGGCTGTCCCCAACACACAGAAG AGTCCCCTGGGCACAGTCAAGG ctgagAAGAAAGTCTCCAGCAGCCCCATGAAGGTGGTGGAAGGCACTGACATGCTGAAGGCAG CCATGTACTCGGTGGAGATCACGGTGGAGAAGGACAGAGTGACTGGGGAGACCAAGGTCCTGTCCAGCACCACACTGCTCCCCCAGACCCACTGTCCACAGGGGGTCAAAGTGTACGAGGATGAGCTGAAAG TGGTGCATGCGGTGGGCGCCGAGGACGGGGCCCTGCAGAACGGAGCCCACCCCCTCAGCTCCTCCGAGGTTGATGAACTCCTGCACAAGGCGGACGAGGCTACCCTGAGCGAAGCTGCCGGGCGTGAGACCCCGGCCAAAGCTGGCAAGGAGCCCGGCAGTACCCCGGGCAGCCAGAAGCCGACGCCACGGCGGGAGATCACAGGGCTGCAAACCAAGGCACGGGAAAGCAGCACGGTACCGGGCGAGGGGACGGAGCCAAGCCGGGAGCAGCCTGTCACCATGATCTTCATGGGCTACCAGAACgtggaggatgaggatgagacCAAGaaggtgctggggctggagggcaCCATCAAGGCCGAGCTGGTGGTGATCGAGGACGCCGAGAGCAAGCCGGAGCTGGCACGCAAGGACCACGCTCCACCCAACGGCACGGCGCTGGAGCCCGtggctgccccggccccggcagAGGAGACCCCAGGTGGGCAGAAGCCAAGCGGCAACGCCGCGGACACCAAGGAGGCCGAGCAGGAGACAGACACGAAGAAGCAGCGCTGCAAGTGCTGCACGGTGATGTGA